One region of Priestia megaterium genomic DNA includes:
- a CDS encoding LysR family transcriptional regulator yields the protein MIDFEWYRSFISIYKYRSVSEAARARILTQPAMSQHLAALEAEIGEGLFIRAPRKMIPTEKGKELYTRIVPLIESLEAASIELKMTASSPDALPVVKIGSPVEYFTEQALERIKDAGIRCYSQFGIASVLLEKIQSDEIDIAITTQRLQIPGVEYTVIEEEEFVLTVPPSFEMTPNEDIEDFLYNQRWISYGLELPIIRRFWRQHFKKRPEIQPHHVIPNLQTVLKAIQHHMGISLLPRYLIQEALQEKKVKIELEHLAVKNQIFLAYKLKHRDHPVIQKTIHSLKKETNH from the coding sequence ATGATTGATTTTGAATGGTATCGCAGCTTTATTAGCATTTACAAATATCGATCCGTTTCTGAAGCAGCCAGAGCGAGGATCTTAACGCAGCCGGCCATGAGTCAGCACTTAGCTGCTTTAGAAGCTGAAATAGGCGAAGGTTTATTTATCCGTGCACCAAGAAAGATGATTCCAACAGAAAAAGGTAAAGAACTGTACACGCGTATTGTCCCGTTAATTGAAAGTCTAGAAGCTGCTTCAATTGAATTAAAAATGACCGCTTCATCTCCCGACGCGCTGCCGGTCGTAAAAATTGGTTCTCCCGTAGAGTATTTTACCGAACAAGCTTTAGAAAGAATAAAAGATGCAGGTATCCGCTGCTACAGCCAGTTTGGTATTGCTTCTGTTTTACTTGAAAAGATACAAAGCGACGAAATTGATATTGCGATTACAACCCAAAGATTGCAAATACCAGGAGTCGAATATACGGTCATTGAAGAAGAAGAGTTTGTCTTAACCGTCCCTCCTTCTTTTGAAATGACACCCAATGAAGACATAGAGGATTTTTTATACAATCAGCGGTGGATTAGCTATGGCCTTGAACTTCCTATTATCAGGCGTTTTTGGCGACAGCATTTTAAAAAACGGCCTGAAATTCAGCCTCATCATGTGATTCCAAATCTTCAAACGGTGTTAAAAGCCATTCAGCATCACATGGGAATCAGCCTGCTTCCCCGCTATTTGATTCAAGAAGCGCTCCAAGAAAAAAAGGTGAAAATCGAACTTGAACATTTAGCGGTAAAAAATCAGATCTTTCTTGCTTATAAACTTAAGCATCGAGATCATCCAGTCATTCAAAAAACGATACACTCGTTAAAAAAAGAAACGAACCACTAA